The genomic region GTAAAAGAGCACGGAAATACTAAACGCCAGCACAAAGGCTAATATGATGGTGAAAACCAATTTTAAAGGATTATAGAATATCCGATGCCTCATAGCATAGTGTCCTAATTATCAGTATATACTTTTTGTGGGTCTTGATTACAAAAGCAAAAGATATTCAAAGGCAAATAAAAGATCAGGTAAATCCTGTGATCGCCTTAGAACCAGTGAAATTCTCCTTACTGATAGCATCCTCATTAAACACATCTTCACTAATCAGGATAGGAGCATCATTTCGGAGTGCAATTGCGATACAATCACTTGGTCTTGCATCGAATTCCATCCTGTTTCCTTCTTTAATCAAGGTCATTCTGGCATAATAGATATTGTCCTTTTTCTCATCTATCAGTATTCTCTCAACCTCGGCCTCTAGTCTTGAAAGCACAGAAACAATAAGATCATGTGTCATGGGTCTTGGCATCGTCTCATTCTTCAAAACCGAATTGATAGACAGGGCTTCAGACTGCCCGATATGAATCGGCATAATCATTCCATCATCATCCTCAAGCATCACAGCAGGCACAGCTCGCCCAAAGATGTTGATCATGTAAACTCCCTTTACGGTAACTTCCTTAATATTGGTTGCAGTGTCCATGTTATTTACAACAGCCTTCCCTTTTAGCAATATATCCCTAATTCCACAGATGTTTAATAAGTATCCTTACTTAACTCTTTCTTTTTGTTTGTACTCCAAAACCACCTGCGCCGGGAGTTTCAATAACAAAAACATCATCTTCTTTCATCTCCGTGATATCCCTGTCATCAAGTTCTTCAATCTGCAAATTCCCGCTTCTGACAACATAATTCCTTCCAACCTTCCCATCCTCACCACCACACAGGCCACGAGGTGCAAACTTCCTGTGACTGGAAATAATAGCAGCTCTCATAGATTTCAGGAACCTTATCTTCCTGAGAACACCATCTCCTCCATGATATTCTCCATCACCACCGCTGCCATTACGGATAGAGAATTCCTCAAGCCTCACCGGGAATCTCCATTCCAGAACCTCCGGGTCAGTGATTCTGGAATTCGTCATATGGGTCTGCACAGCACTGGTTCCATCAAATCCTTCTCCTGCACCGGAACCACCACATATTGTTTCATAATATTGGAACTCTTCATCTCCAAAAGTAAAATTATTCATGGTTCCCTGCGAGCCTGCCATAACTCCCAGCGCACCGAAAAGAGTATCGACAATATACTGCGAAGTCTCAACATTTCCAGCCACCACAGCCGCAGGATATTCAGGATTCAGGATGCTGCCTTCAGGAATAGTTATCCTGAGCGGTCTCATGCAGCCTTCATTGAGTGGAATATCCCTGTCAACAAGTGACCTGAAAACATAAAGCACAGCAGCCTTGCAAACTGCAACAGGAGCATTCAGGTTTCCGGGATGCTGTCCTGAAGTACCAGTAAAGTCAATATGAACTTCCCTGTTCTCATGGTCAATACTAACTTTAACTGATACAATAGTCCCGTCATCAAAGGCAAGTGAGTATTCCCCGTCTTTTAATATCTCAATTACTCTCTTGACAGATTCCTCGGCATTATTCATCACATGCTGCATGTATGCTTGTACAGTCTCCATTGAAAAATGCTCGACAAGCTTTAAAAGTTCCCTTACGCCTTTTTCATTTGCAGCAACCTGTGCCTTCAGGTCAGCGATATTCTGGAACGGGTTTCGTGCCGGATATTTTCCCGAATTCAGCCACTCTGCAACCTCATCTTCAAGGAATTTCCCATCAGCAACAATACGCTGCCCTCCGGTAATCACACCTTCCTCTTCAATGTGCCTGCTCTCAGGAGGTATCGACCCCGGCGTCACTCCGCCAATATCGGCGTGATGTCCCCTTGAAGCAACATAGAACTCAACATCTCCATCATGGAATACAGGAGTTATAACCGTAATATCCGGCAGATGCGTTCCTCCCTCAAACGGGGAGTTCAGCATGAAAACATCGCCTTCTTCCATATCAGGAAACTTCCGGATTATCGCCTTAACACTCTCTCCCATGGAGCCAAGATGCACAGGTATGTGAGGTGCATTGGCAATCAGGTCTCCGTTCCTGTTAAAAACAGCACACGAAAAATCAAGTCTCTCTTTGATGTTAACAGAATAAGCAGTGTTCTGAAGAGTATACCCCATCTGTTGTGCAATGGACATGAACCTGTTATTGAATATCTCAAGCATCACAGGGTCAGCCTCAGTCCCTATTGATTCTCTTTTTGGCAATGGATCAACTCTTTCAAGTATCAATTCCTGACCTTTTCTTAGTTCTGCTTTCCATCCGGGTTCAATAACTACAGTTGTATTAGTTTCAACAATCACAGCCGGCCCAATAACTCCTTCTTCACCTTTCTTCAGTTCCTCTCGCCTGTAAACCGGTGTTTCATGGATTTTTCCGCATGTGTACATTGTAGTTTCAGGCAACCTTGTATTTTCTTTCTCTCCTGAAGGCGAACTGTCAGAAAGAGAACCTCCATGCATTTTCTCCCCTGAACCGATTATTTCCGTAGAGACTGCTTCTATGAAAAGTTCTTTGTTTTCCATCACAAAACCAAAACGTTTTTTATGCTCCTCTTCAAATGTGCTTTTAATCTCACTTTCAGCGCCAAAATCAACAATAATAGAAGTTCCTGCATCCTTATACTTAACATGAACCTTGTGCAGTGCGCTTATATATTCATCTGCAACGCCCTGAATTCTCATTTCTTCCCTGCCGATTGTTTCAAGTTCAGCAACAAAACCTTGCAGCTCTTCAATCAGGCTGCTTTCAAGTTTTTTCTCAATAGCCTGTTCCTTCATAATTCTCTGGTCCGCAAGTCCCATTCCGTAAGCTGAAAGCACGCCTGCCAGAGGATGTATCAATATCCTGCTGATTCCCAGTGCATCTGCAACACCGCAGGCATGTTGTGCCCCTGCTCCTCCAAAACAGCAAAGCGCGTATTCTTTTGTATCATAGCCACGCTGGATTGATATTTTCTTGATGGCGTTTGCCATGTTCTCAATAGCGATTTTCAGGAAACCTTCGGCAACCTGCTCAGCACTTGTTTTCTCTCCGGTAAATTCACTAACCTCTTCCGCAAGAGCTGCAAACTTCTCTCTAACAACATCCGCATCAAGTGGCATGTCTGCGTTATGTCCGAAAACATGAGGAAAATGCTTCGGGTCTATTTTTCCAAGCATCAGGTTACAGTCTGTAATTGTGAGAGGTCCACCTTTTCTGTAACATGCAGGTCCGGGTTCAGAACCTGCAGAATCCGGTCCAACTCTGAATCTTCCTGCATCAAAATGTAGTATCGAACCTCCACCTGCTGCAACAGTATGAATGTAAAGCATGGGAGAACGCAGGTGAACACCGGCAATCTCTGTCTCAAAACTCCTCTCGTATTCTCCGTTGTAGTGAGCTACATCTGTTGAAGTCCCACCCATATCAAAAGTGACAATTTTATCAAAACCTGCTTTTCTGGAAGTTTCCACAGCTCCTACAATACCACCTGCTGGTCCTGAAAGGATACAGTCCTTGCCCCTAAAATGGCTTGCTTCCACAAGTCCACCGCTTGACTGCATGAACATGAGTTTTGTATTGTTGCCACCCGCTTCAAGAGTTGAAGATATCATGCTGATGTATCTTTTGAGCACCGGGGAAAGATATGCATCGACAACCGTGGTTTCACCACTGCTGATAAATTTCATTAGCGGGCTGACTTCGTGTGAAAGTGATATCTGGGCAAATCCAATTTCCTCTGCAATTTCACGAAGCTGAATTTCATGTTTCGGATATCGGTACGCGTGCATCAGTACAATAGCAACAGAGCGTATCCCCGATTGGTATATTCTTTCAAGTTCCACTCGTGAATTTTCGATATCAAGGGCTTCTAATTCTTCACCGGATGCACTGTATCGCTCATTTATCTCGATGACTTCATCATGAAGCAAATCAGGAAGCTCAATTTTCAGGGCAAATATATCAGGACGGTTCTGGTATCCTATTCGCAGCGCATCTCTGAAACCTCTGGTAATTACAAGTGCTGTAGGCTCACCTTTGCGTTCAAGGAGTGCATTTGTTCCTACAGTGGTTCCCATTTTGATGGAAGCTATATTCTCAGTTGGAAGTACATCTTCAGAACCCAGGCCAAGAATAGTTCTGATTCCATGTATTGCAGCATCTGTATAATGTTCCGGGTCAACTGAAAGTAGTTTGTGGGCAATCAATTGTCCGTCAGGTTTTCGGGCAACAATATCAGTGAACGTGCCTCCTCTGTCTATCCAGAATTGCCATTTATTGTTGATAGGATCCATAATGTATCCACCAGTGAGCGATTTGTATTATTATAAAATATGCTACGCTAAATGAACCCGCAAATAAAAGTATTTTTGCCATGCTTGATGCATTGTATTATCTGTCACCACAAAGCATGTTGAAACCATGGTCTCCTACAAGAGGTACGAATATCACACCACCATGATCTTCTTTTGTGATATTTCCATCCATGTCCTTATTGATACGATAGAGACGCTGGTACCTT from Methanolobus tindarius DSM 2278 harbors:
- a CDS encoding bifunctional nuclease family protein, with protein sequence MLKGKAVVNNMDTATNIKEVTVKGVYMINIFGRAVPAVMLEDDDGMIMPIHIGQSEALSINSVLKNETMPRPMTHDLIVSVLSRLEAEVERILIDEKKDNIYYARMTLIKEGNRMEFDARPSDCIAIALRNDAPILISEDVFNEDAISKENFTGSKAITGFT
- a CDS encoding hydantoinase B/oxoprolinase family protein — its product is MDPINNKWQFWIDRGGTFTDIVARKPDGQLIAHKLLSVDPEHYTDAAIHGIRTILGLGSEDVLPTENIASIKMGTTVGTNALLERKGEPTALVITRGFRDALRIGYQNRPDIFALKIELPDLLHDEVIEINERYSASGEELEALDIENSRVELERIYQSGIRSVAIVLMHAYRYPKHEIQLREIAEEIGFAQISLSHEVSPLMKFISSGETTVVDAYLSPVLKRYISMISSTLEAGGNNTKLMFMQSSGGLVEASHFRGKDCILSGPAGGIVGAVETSRKAGFDKIVTFDMGGTSTDVAHYNGEYERSFETEIAGVHLRSPMLYIHTVAAGGGSILHFDAGRFRVGPDSAGSEPGPACYRKGGPLTITDCNLMLGKIDPKHFPHVFGHNADMPLDADVVREKFAALAEEVSEFTGEKTSAEQVAEGFLKIAIENMANAIKKISIQRGYDTKEYALCCFGGAGAQHACGVADALGISRILIHPLAGVLSAYGMGLADQRIMKEQAIEKKLESSLIEELQGFVAELETIGREEMRIQGVADEYISALHKVHVKYKDAGTSIIVDFGAESEIKSTFEEEHKKRFGFVMENKELFIEAVSTEIIGSGEKMHGGSLSDSSPSGEKENTRLPETTMYTCGKIHETPVYRREELKKGEEGVIGPAVIVETNTTVVIEPGWKAELRKGQELILERVDPLPKRESIGTEADPVMLEIFNNRFMSIAQQMGYTLQNTAYSVNIKERLDFSCAVFNRNGDLIANAPHIPVHLGSMGESVKAIIRKFPDMEEGDVFMLNSPFEGGTHLPDITVITPVFHDGDVEFYVASRGHHADIGGVTPGSIPPESRHIEEEGVITGGQRIVADGKFLEDEVAEWLNSGKYPARNPFQNIADLKAQVAANEKGVRELLKLVEHFSMETVQAYMQHVMNNAEESVKRVIEILKDGEYSLAFDDGTIVSVKVSIDHENREVHIDFTGTSGQHPGNLNAPVAVCKAAVLYVFRSLVDRDIPLNEGCMRPLRITIPEGSILNPEYPAAVVAGNVETSQYIVDTLFGALGVMAGSQGTMNNFTFGDEEFQYYETICGGSGAGEGFDGTSAVQTHMTNSRITDPEVLEWRFPVRLEEFSIRNGSGGDGEYHGGDGVLRKIRFLKSMRAAIISSHRKFAPRGLCGGEDGKVGRNYVVRSGNLQIEELDDRDITEMKEDDVFVIETPGAGGFGVQTKRKS